A genomic region of Micromonospora sp. NBRC 110009 contains the following coding sequences:
- a CDS encoding PspC domain-containing protein translates to MTEEAARPPRPGAAAQDGPPPPPPPGPAPTAADPAAPPPPGAQTAGSPPYPGAAPAGYGPPPGGAGFTSRYGLVRPREGRYLAGVCAAIGRATNTDPVLWRVLLAVLGFFGGIGILVYVTAWLIIPGEGDTASPVESMLGRGRSSMSPVTVIVLSIVVAVGFGYVVTNAFRAILLGAVILIGGALLLNRDPRNPVAGQPAPGPVPPAGWPTPGPATAPAGPTAGPAWSGAAPATAGGTAWRTAAPAGASAEPPAAAPPAPATAQVAEVPPADDGVVWSGAERTAPQPAWAETGQVVPPPAEPTVAQPSWPGTPTTGAPLGEPVSARPPSPVTAPLPPGGYRPPFAPHGPYARPYPPAPAAPARPVRAPKRPRERSALGAVTFSLIFLALGVVAMLDLLDVFPVGAAGYFAAALATIGLGLLVGTWFGRARWLIALGLVTAAALGIATVAESYDRVRGIDGDVTWAPVDYRDLAVRYQNNFGDSVLDLRAVDFDKKDTQITVEVNFGQATVVVPPNVDVTTVADVNAGDATVFGRHSGGLNGRQWESTDLGADGPGGGTLRLLVHMNAGNLEVTR, encoded by the coding sequence ATGACCGAGGAAGCTGCCCGTCCGCCCCGCCCCGGGGCGGCAGCACAGGACGGGCCACCGCCACCCCCACCGCCGGGGCCGGCGCCCACCGCCGCCGACCCTGCGGCGCCCCCGCCGCCCGGCGCGCAGACCGCCGGTTCCCCGCCGTACCCCGGCGCGGCCCCGGCCGGGTACGGCCCGCCGCCCGGCGGCGCCGGCTTCACCTCCCGGTACGGGCTGGTCCGTCCCCGCGAGGGCCGGTACCTGGCCGGCGTCTGCGCGGCGATCGGCCGGGCCACCAACACCGACCCCGTGCTCTGGCGGGTGCTCCTCGCCGTGCTCGGCTTCTTCGGCGGGATCGGCATTCTGGTGTACGTCACCGCCTGGCTGATCATCCCCGGCGAGGGCGACACCGCCTCCCCGGTGGAGTCGATGCTCGGGCGGGGGCGGTCGAGCATGTCCCCGGTCACCGTGATCGTGCTCAGCATCGTGGTCGCGGTCGGCTTCGGCTACGTGGTCACCAACGCGTTCCGGGCGATCCTGCTCGGCGCGGTGATCCTGATCGGCGGGGCGCTGCTGCTCAACCGCGACCCCCGCAACCCGGTGGCCGGGCAGCCCGCGCCCGGTCCGGTGCCGCCGGCCGGCTGGCCGACGCCCGGTCCCGCCACCGCACCGGCCGGCCCCACCGCCGGCCCGGCCTGGTCCGGCGCCGCCCCGGCGACCGCCGGCGGCACCGCCTGGCGGACGGCCGCTCCGGCCGGCGCGAGCGCGGAACCGCCCGCCGCCGCGCCGCCGGCCCCGGCCACCGCACAGGTGGCGGAGGTGCCACCCGCGGACGACGGCGTCGTCTGGTCCGGCGCGGAGCGTACGGCCCCGCAGCCGGCCTGGGCGGAGACCGGGCAGGTCGTCCCGCCGCCGGCCGAACCCACCGTCGCGCAGCCGAGCTGGCCGGGCACGCCGACCACGGGTGCCCCGCTCGGGGAGCCGGTCTCGGCGCGACCGCCGTCGCCGGTCACCGCACCGCTGCCGCCGGGCGGTTACCGGCCGCCCTTCGCCCCGCACGGCCCGTACGCCAGGCCGTACCCGCCCGCGCCGGCGGCCCCGGCCCGGCCGGTCCGCGCCCCGAAGCGGCCCAGGGAGCGCTCCGCCCTCGGCGCGGTGACCTTCTCACTGATCTTCCTGGCGCTGGGCGTGGTGGCCATGCTCGACCTGCTCGACGTCTTCCCGGTGGGCGCGGCCGGATACTTCGCCGCGGCGCTGGCCACCATCGGGCTCGGGCTGCTGGTGGGCACCTGGTTCGGCCGGGCCCGCTGGTTGATCGCCCTCGGCCTGGTGACCGCGGCGGCGCTCGGCATCGCCACCGTGGCCGAGTCCTACGACCGGGTACGCGGCATCGACGGCGACGTCACCTGGGCCCCGGTCGACTACCGCGACCTGGCGGTCCGCTACCAGAACAACTTCGGGGACTCGGTGCTGGACCTGCGCGCGGTCGACTTCGACAAGAAGGACACCCAGATCACCGTGGAGGTCAACTTCGGCCAGGCCACGGTGGTCGTACCGCCGAACGTCGACGTCACCACGGTGGCCGACGTGAACGCCGGTGACGCCACCGTCTTCGGCCGGCACAGCGGCGGCCTCAACGGCCGCCAGTGGGAGAGCACCGACCTCGGCGCGGACGGCCCGGGCGGCGGCACCCTGCGGCTGCTCGTCCACATGAACGCCGGCAACCTGGAGGTGACCCGGTGA